In Candidatus Angelobacter sp., one DNA window encodes the following:
- a CDS encoding carbon-nitrogen hydrolase family protein: MHRRRFLQNVAAIAVAGATLPRGGQAGETVAAAKPRRATLAQVIVHKNVEQNLTNARLAIEQAGKEKADFVLFPEMFLTVGVREMRQDEAAAGMAEIAELCRKFAVTALVGTGWKEQDKLFNQVRIINATGALAGVYAKKCLTYGDAKRVSPGTTPLVFSVDGLTAGVLICNDLWVTPGFTDGPNPHLTLQQARAGAQVIFHHIDSGNDQRYRAYHESNHFVRAVEAKCPIVAVNAFTAPEVNATSGVVGTDFRHLVALPRDREVIQTVEFVPTVRT; this comes from the coding sequence ATGCATCGCCGCAGATTTCTGCAAAATGTAGCTGCCATCGCTGTGGCCGGAGCGACCTTGCCACGGGGCGGCCAGGCGGGGGAAACCGTCGCTGCGGCAAAGCCGCGACGTGCTACCCTGGCGCAGGTCATCGTGCACAAGAACGTCGAGCAGAACCTCACCAACGCGCGCCTCGCCATTGAGCAGGCCGGCAAGGAAAAGGCCGATTTCGTACTCTTCCCGGAGATGTTTCTCACCGTCGGTGTCCGCGAAATGCGCCAGGACGAGGCAGCCGCCGGCATGGCGGAGATTGCCGAATTGTGCCGCAAATTCGCCGTGACCGCTCTGGTTGGAACGGGCTGGAAGGAGCAAGACAAGCTGTTCAATCAGGTCCGGATCATCAACGCCACCGGTGCGCTGGCAGGCGTTTATGCCAAGAAATGTCTGACCTATGGCGATGCCAAGCGTGTTTCCCCCGGCACGACGCCGCTTGTGTTTTCCGTGGACGGCTTGACCGCGGGAGTTCTGATCTGCAACGACCTTTGGGTGACTCCCGGGTTCACCGACGGCCCAAACCCGCATTTGACTCTTCAGCAGGCCCGCGCCGGGGCGCAGGTGATCTTCCATCACATCGATTCCGGAAACGACCAGCGCTATCGGGCGTATCACGAATCGAATCATTTCGTGCGCGCGGTCGAAGCCAAGTGTCCCATCGTGGCCGTCAATGCGTTCACGGCCCCCGAGGTGAACGCCACCTCCGGTGTGGTGGGCACCGATTTCCGACATCTCGTTGCGTTGCCCAGAGACCGCGAGGTCATCCAGACGGTGGAATTCGTGCCGACCGTACGGACGTAA